A window of Ictidomys tridecemlineatus isolate mIctTri1 chromosome 1, mIctTri1.hap1, whole genome shotgun sequence contains these coding sequences:
- the Smad5 gene encoding mothers against decapentaplegic homolog 5 yields MTSMASLFSFTSPAVKRLLGWKQGDEEEKWAEKAVDALVKKLKKKKGAMEELEKALSSPGQPSKCVTIPRSLDGRLQVSHRKGLPHVIYCRVWRWPDLQSHHELKPLDICEFPFGSKQKEVCINPYHYKRVESPVLPPVLVPRHNEFNPQHSLLVQFRNLSHNEPHMPQNATFPDSFHQPNNTPFPLSPNSPYPPSPASSTYPNSPASSGPGSPFQLPADTPPPAYMPPDEQMGQDNSQPMDTSNNMVPQIMPSISSRDVQPVAYEEPKHWCSIVYYELNNRVGEAFHASSTSVLVDGFTDPSNNKSRFCLGLLSNVNRNSTIENTRRHIGKGVHLYYVGGEVYAECLSDSSIFVQSRNCNFHHGFHPTTVCKIPSSCSLKIFNNQEFAQLLAQSVNHGFEAVYELTKMCTIRMSFVKGWGAEYHRQDVTSTPCWIEIHLHGPLQWLDKVLTQMGSPLNPISSVS; encoded by the exons ATGACGTCAATGGCCAGCTTGTTTTCTTTTACTAGTCCAGCAGTGAAGCGATTGTTGGGCTGGAAACAAGGTGATGAGGAGGAAAAATGGGCAGAAAAGGCAGTCGATGCTTTggtgaaaaaactgaaaaagaaaaagggtgcCATGGAGGAACTGGAGAAAGCCTTGAGCAGTCCAGGACAGCCGAGCAAATGTGTCACTATTCCCAGATCTTTAGATGGACGCCTACAGGTTTCTCACAGGAAGGGCTTACCCCATGTTATATATTGTCGTGTTTGGCGCTGGCCTGATTTGCAGAGTCATCATGAGCTAAAGCCATTGGATATTTGTGAATTTCCTTTTGGATCTAAGCAAAAAGAAGTTTGTATCAACCCTTACCATTATAAGAGAGTGGAGAGTCCAG tCTTACCTCCAGTGTTAGTGCCTCGTCATAATGAATTCAATCCACAACACAGTCTTCTGGTTCAGTTTAGGAACCTGAGCCATAATGAACCGCATATGCCACAAAATGCCACATTTCCAGATTCTTTCCATCAGCCCAACAACACTCCTTTTCCCTTATCTCCAAATAGcccctatcccccttcccctgcTAGCAGTACATATCCTAACTCCCCAGCAAGTTCTGGACCAGGAAGTCCATTTCAACTCCCAG cTGATACACCTCCTCCTGCCTATATGCCACCTGATGAACAGATGGGCCAAGATAATTCCCAGCCTATGGATACAAGCAATAATATGGTTCCTCAGATTATGCCCAGTATATCCAGCAGAG ATGTTCAGCCTGTTGCCTATGAAGAACCCAAACATTGGTGTTCAATTGTTTACTACGAATTAAACAACCGCGTTGGGGAAGCTTTTCATGCATCTTCTACTAGTGTGTTAGTAGATGGATTCACAGACCCTTCAAATAACAAAAGTAGATTCTGCTTGGGGTTGTTGTCAAATGTTAATCGTAATTCAACAATTGAAAATACTAGGCGTCATATTGGAAAAG GTGTTCATCTGTACTATGTTGGCGGGGAGGTGTATGCGGAGTGTCTCAGTGACAGCAGCATATTTGTACAGAGTAGGAACTGCAACTTTCATCATGGTTTTCATCCCACCACTGTCTGTAAGATTCCCAGCAGCTGCAGcctcaaaatttttaataatcagGAATTTGCTCAGCTTCTGGCTCAATCTGTCAATCATGGGTTTGAGGCAGTCTATGAGCTCACAAAAATGTGCACCATTCGAATGAGTTTTGTTAAG GGCTGGGGAGCAGAATATCACCGACAGGATGTTACCAGCACCCCATGTTGGATTGAGATTCATCTCCATGGGCCTCTTCAGTGGCTGGATAAAGTCCTTACTCAGATGGGATCTCCTTTAAATCCCATATCTTCCGTTTCATAG